The Gemmatimonadota bacterium DNA segment GGAACTCGAAGGCCGAGCTCGGGATCTGCCGCTGCCGGGCGAACTGCTGCGTGGCGCGGATCATCTTCTCGTCGTGCGTGGCGATCCCGGGGTAGCGGCCGTCCGCGAGCAGCAGCTTCATGAGCCGCACGAAGTTGGCGTCCACCTGCGCCTTCTCGGGGAAGGCTACGCTCTCCGGCTCGTTGTATGCCCCCTTGCACAGCCGCACACGCGCTCCCAGCCCGTTCAAGGAATGGACGTCGCGCTCACTGCGGTAGAGGTAGGATTGGATGACGGCGCCCACGTTGTGGTAGCCGTCGTCCCAGACGCGGCGGAAGAAATCGAGCGTGCGCTGGGTGTAGGCGCCGGACTCCATGTCGAAGCGGATAAAGATGCCCAGCTCGGCAGCGCGGTCCAGCACGCGTCCCACGTTCTGGCGCAGGAACTCTTCGCCCACATCCTGGCCC contains these protein-coding regions:
- a CDS encoding proline dehydrogenase family protein yields the protein RFVAGTTVDDVVRAAADLNRNGFSFSVDYLGESVRSPEEARAAAGVYRAVLARIAGAGLDGNVSLKLTQMGQDVGEEFLRQNVGRVLDRAAELGIFIRFDMESGAYTQRTLDFFRRVWDDGYHNVGAVIQSYLYRSERDVHSLNGLGARVRLCKGAYNEPESVAFPEKAQVDANFVRLMKLLLADGRYPGIATHDEKMIRATQQFARQRQIPSSAFEFQMLYGVRRDLQERLVREGHNVRIYVPFGEAWYPYFMRRMAERPANLFFVVNAVVRESPLRVLLPRGNARH